Within the Pseudomonas putida genome, the region TAAGAGATGGAGCCTGCATGACTGTCAGAAATCTTGCGGCTACATTACAAATTTGTAGGATTTCGCCGCGGCCAGCTTCTTCGCGTTAAGATTCAAGCGTCCTCAGGTGACCCGGCGTATGGACAGAGGTAGCGACTACCACATGCCATACCCCCAGCCAAACTTTCCAACAGCCTGCAACCATAATCTTGGCGGATTAGGCCAACTCCTTCCTCATACCTTGAGATAAGTTATGCGCGTTCTAGTTGTGGAAGACGAAATTAAAACTGCCGAATATCTTCAGCAGGGCCTATCCGAAAGCGGGTATGTTGTAGATATCGTGCACAACGGTGTAGATGCCCTGCACTTGTTCAACACTAATGTCTATTCGTTGGTCCTGCTGGACGTGAACCTCCCAGGTATCGACGGCTGGGACCTGCTGGAAACCATCCGTAAAACCAGCCGGGTCCGTATCATCATGCTGACCGCCCGCGGACGCATCAATGACAAGCTCAAGGGCTTGGACGGCGGCGCGGATGACTACCTTGTGAAACCATTCGAATTTCCTGAACTGCTTGCTCGCATCCGTTCGCTACAGCGCCGTGGTGATGAGTTAGTCGAGAAGAGCTCACTGAAAATTGCCGACCTGGAACTCGACTCCGTCCGCCATCGCGTTTTCCGCAGTGGCACACGCATCGATCTCACCACCAAGGAGTTTGCGCTCCTGCACCTGCTTATGAGCCGAACGGGCGAAGCGCTGACTCGCTCTCAGATCATCTCGTTGGTCTGGGATATGAATTTCGACTGCGACACCAATGTCATCGATGTCGCCATCCGGCGCCTGCGCTCTAAGATCGATGACCCGTTTGAAACCAAGCTCATTCACACGCTCCGTGGCGTTGGGTACGTTTTTGAGGAACGCGCATGAGGCCATTCAGCCTGGCTGCAAAGCTGGGATTAAAAGTTGGATTGATGAGCGCAGCGCTGCTGCTGATGTTCGCTACCTTCGGTTACATGATGGTTGGGCAAGCACTGGATAGAAATGCTCGCATCGATCTCGGCGTCAAAATGGAGGCAATGGCGCACAGCCTTTCCGAAATTACTGATATTGCCGATGTCAGTTCAGATTCGCACAAGCTGGTGGATTTGGTCACAGGCCAGAACAACCTCTA harbors:
- a CDS encoding heavy metal response regulator transcription factor is translated as MRVLVVEDEIKTAEYLQQGLSESGYVVDIVHNGVDALHLFNTNVYSLVLLDVNLPGIDGWDLLETIRKTSRVRIIMLTARGRINDKLKGLDGGADDYLVKPFEFPELLARIRSLQRRGDELVEKSSLKIADLELDSVRHRVFRSGTRIDLTTKEFALLHLLMSRTGEALTRSQIISLVWDMNFDCDTNVIDVAIRRLRSKIDDPFETKLIHTLRGVGYVFEERA